The genome window AATCCTTTCGCTGCAGCGCCTCCATCAGTAGGATGTCGCATTCTTCTGGTTTGCGTGCTGGCATATTCTTTGTCCTTTGACTTGGTAGATGTGAACTTAACAACTTATCTGAGTTAAATACACTATGTCAGACGAACAGACAGAGCGTATTCTAAGAGCTTGCGGCGTTTTTACAAGATCTTGCTATCGTCGCAAAAAGGCTTTGGGAGTGATTCCAACAAGACGCTTGAAGTGATAATTCAAGTGTCCCTGACTGGAAAATCCAACGATTTGCGCAATATCTGCGAGCGCTAAATTTGTTTTAAGTAAGTCTTTGGCACGGTCAATTCGACATTTAATTTGATATTGATGAGGGGGTAAGCCTGTAGATTGCTTGAACAAACGAGCGAAGTGATAGGGACTGAGTTTAACAATCCCAGCCAGTTCAACTAAGCTTATTTTCCGCTCTAGGTTGCCATGAATGTAATCAATGACATGATTGAGCTGCTGTTGTGACAAACTCCCTAAATAAGTCGAAGCAGCGGATTTCTGTGCCGAGTATCGGAATAAGAGGTGTGTGACCAAGGTATGAATCATAGAGTCTGCATAAAGATGACTCGCTGGATCTTCAGTTTCAAGGATTGTCTTAAGTGCTAAACCAATTTGTAAAATCAAGGGATCTATAAACAATGCTGGTTGAGGAATGAGATCAACAGAAGCATCCCAGATTTCTTCGCTAGTTTGCCTCAAAAGTTCTGGTGCTATGTAAAGTTGCAGAAATTCTGCTTCTCCATCCCAAGAAAAAGATTGGCTAAGATTGGCCAAATATAGCCCGATCCCCCCAGGAATAGCCTCTACTGTTTCAGCGTAACCATCTATGACTTGTTCTAAGCGATAGGGTTTACCTAATTTGATACAGACCTGGTGATAAGGTAAACAATGCTCAGCTACACTGGTGGCTGGTTGCAGATGGTGTACAAGTAGAATGTTATTCCAATTGGCTTTGGCACTAGAGATAGTGGGTTCACGGGGGAGCACTAGTGAAGTATTTTGAATTGATTCAGCGCTATTAGATGCTGAGGAGATTGAGTATGGCATATTCACAAGTTCCTGCGTAAGTATTCGCCTTCCTACAATTTAGATATCCGATACCTCAAGGGGGGTAGTGTAAGAGGATCAACAACCGACCCAAGTAACTCTTGATTTGAAAGTGTCAGAACTGGATACTCATCATTATTGAGGATTTTACTTCATCTTTTAAGGGGGAGCGGTTTTACTTTGCAGGTCATGTAGCGATGCTAGCCAGTGATGTCATCAATGTGCCGAATCGCTTGATGTGGGATGGCGAATTAAAAGAACGCTGGTCATTAGCAGATTGCACTGCAACGTAGAGGCTTCACAGACCGTGGGCGCACTTAGCTGACTACTTGGAGCAATGCCGAGAGCCCAAGCCTATTCTCGCAAGTTGAGTTGACTGCCTCTAGCGGATAAATGCGTGAGTTATACCAATTCTCTCAATGAGATCTATCCATCAAAAAGCCACCGCCTACGGTACCTCCCCTTGCCAAGGGGAGGTTGGGAGAGGTCAATCTGTAGCGATTAAAGTCAGTTGGTATAACACAGTTGTTTCACTGTCTTTTGTGAGGCGGTTGGCAACTGCGCAGCCAGCCGACCTTCCTTGTCTGATGTTTATTGTGTGAATCGGTTGGTCTTGAACTAACGCAGTGACTTGAACGCCGCACGGATCTCCTCAGAGAAGAGCTGTGGCTGTTCCCACGCTGCGAAGTGGCCTCCCTTGTTGGCCTCATGGAAGTAGATCAAGTTGCGATAGGCGCGCCGAGCCCACGTGTCTGGAGCTTGATATATCTCCCCTGGAAATACTGTGATCGCCACCGGGAGCGAGATCTCGGCGGTTTTCTGCGCGGCCGCATTCAAGAGGCTGGCCTTGTTCTCCCAGTACAGCCGAGCTGACGAAACTGCGCTGTTTGTCAGCCAGTACAGCGTGATGTCGTCTAGCACCTCGTCTTTCGTTGGGGACTTTTCGGAATCGCTGCCTCTGGACGTCCACTGAGCGAAACCTGGATGCCCAAGCAGCCACGCCGCCAGTCCGGTTGGCGAGTCCGTCAGACCGTACCCGACCGTCTGTGGCCGTGTGCCCATCATCACGGCGTAGGCCCGTTCCCTTTTATTAAACGTGTCGAGTGAGTCGAAGGCCGCACGTTCCTTCTTGGACAGTCCCGCTGGCGCGGGTCCGCCGCTGGCGAGCACCGTGGCCACGTCGGGCGGTATCGTCGCCGGTAAGTTGATGTGGATACCGAGTAATCCTGCTGGTGCCTGACGTGCCATTGCGCTGGTAATGGGAGAGCCCCAGTCACCGCCCTGGGCGACGTAGCGGCTGTACCCGAGGCGCTGCATCAGCTCCGCCCAGGCTCGCGCAATGTGGTCGGGGTCCCAACCAGTGCCCGTCGGCTTACCGGAGAAGCCGTAGCCAGGAATCGACGGGATGACCAAATCGAAGGCGTCCTCCGGACGACCCCCGTAGGCCGTCGGGTCGGTCAGCGGGCCGATGATCTTTAGTTGTTCAATGACCGATCCGGGCCATCCGTGCGTGACAAGCAACGGCAAAGCGTTCGGATGTTTGGAGCGGACGTGGATGAAGTGAATGTCCAGTCCGTCGATATTGGTTACGAACTGCGGTAAGGCATTCAGCTTCGCCTCAGCTTTTCGCCAGTCGTAGTCTGTTCCCCAGTAACGGACGAGTTCTTTCATCGTCGCCAGTTGCACACCCTGCGACTGGTCAGTGACAGTTTCCTTGTCCGGCCAGCGCGTCGTTGCAATGCGCCTGCGGAGATCGACGAGCGCCGCTTGCGGGACCTGGACGCGGAAGGGGCGGATGGCATTTGTGGTGGAGCGCTGCGCCGTATTCTTCTGGGTAGTTTCTTTGCCAATGGCGGCAACTGTCACTGGCGACAACGCCGCAAGAGCTGCGATTGCTACGCCCTTAAGGAGCAGGGTCCGGCGTGACAGGACGGAAGCTGCAGTTGATTTGTGCTTGGTCATCGTCTCACTCCTTCCTGCTGTAGTTCTCGGTATTAAGGGGCGTAACGGTTGAAGACAGAGTCGGGAGCTTTGGCGATCGCGTGACAGGAAAAGCAAGTGTTTGACGCTGCCAGCTCCGAGTCGACGACTGGCAGAGGATATCTGGCTAGCCCCTCCTAGACAAGGTTCCTCAAGCCGCGACTCGACTCCGCGTAAATTCAGCAGCGTGCAATTTCACGAAGTCATACATGCTCGTCGGTGTCTTGCCAGTGAGCTTGAATAGGTCGTCGGTCATGCGGTCATAGCGCCCCTGCGCGTGAAGTTCGGCCATCGTCGCGAGGTGGTTGACCAGGTGCGTTGGCACGCCAAACTCACGAAGCGCGTCAGTCCACCTGGAGAGCGGCACATCACGGTAGCGGATCGTTCGGCCGAGGGCCTCG of Leptolyngbya sp. FACHB-261 contains these proteins:
- a CDS encoding epoxide hydrolase family protein, encoding MTKHKSTAASVLSRRTLLLKGVAIAALAALSPVTVAAIGKETTQKNTAQRSTTNAIRPFRVQVPQAALVDLRRRIATTRWPDKETVTDQSQGVQLATMKELVRYWGTDYDWRKAEAKLNALPQFVTNIDGLDIHFIHVRSKHPNALPLLVTHGWPGSVIEQLKIIGPLTDPTAYGGRPEDAFDLVIPSIPGYGFSGKPTGTGWDPDHIARAWAELMQRLGYSRYVAQGGDWGSPITSAMARQAPAGLLGIHINLPATIPPDVATVLASGGPAPAGLSKKERAAFDSLDTFNKRERAYAVMMGTRPQTVGYGLTDSPTGLAAWLLGHPGFAQWTSRGSDSEKSPTKDEVLDDITLYWLTNSAVSSARLYWENKASLLNAAAQKTAEISLPVAITVFPGEIYQAPDTWARRAYRNLIYFHEANKGGHFAAWEQPQLFSEEIRAAFKSLR
- a CDS encoding helix-turn-helix domain-containing protein is translated as MPYSISSASNSAESIQNTSLVLPREPTISSAKANWNNILLVHHLQPATSVAEHCLPYHQVCIKLGKPYRLEQVIDGYAETVEAIPGGIGLYLANLSQSFSWDGEAEFLQLYIAPELLRQTSEEIWDASVDLIPQPALFIDPLILQIGLALKTILETEDPASHLYADSMIHTLVTHLLFRYSAQKSAASTYLGSLSQQQLNHVIDYIHGNLERKISLVELAGIVKLSPYHFARLFKQSTGLPPHQYQIKCRIDRAKDLLKTNLALADIAQIVGFSSQGHLNYHFKRLVGITPKAFLRR